From Eubalaena glacialis isolate mEubGla1 chromosome 5, mEubGla1.1.hap2.+ XY, whole genome shotgun sequence, one genomic window encodes:
- the EREG gene encoding proepiregulin → MEPRRARRVSAPLLCLGFHLLQAVLSTTVIPSCIPVASEDNCTALVQTEDNPRVAQVSISQCSSDMNSYCFHGQCIYLVDMSENHCRCEVGYTGVRCEHFILTVQKPLSKEYVALTVILVILLLIIVAGSVYYFCRWYRNRKSKEPKKEYERVTSGDPALPQV, encoded by the exons ATGGAGCCGCGCCGTGCCCGCCGGGTCTCCGCGCCACTGCTCTGCTTGG GTTTCCATCTTCTACAAGCAGTTCTCAGTACAACTGTGATTCCTTCATGTATCCCAGTAGCGTCCGAAGATAACTGCACAGCTTTAG TTCAGACAGAAGATAATCCACGTGTGGCTCAAGTGTCAATATCGCAGTGTAGCTCGGACATGAACAGCTACTGTTTTCATGGACAGTGCATCTACCTGGTAGACATGAGTGAAAATCACTGCAG GTGTGAAGTGGGTTACACTGGTGTCCGATGTGAGCACTTCATTTTAACCGTCCAAAAGCCTCTGAGCAAAGAATATGTGGCTTTGACTGTGATTCTTGTTATCTTGTTGCTCATCATAGTTGCTGGCTCTGTATACTATTTCTGCAGATG GTACAGAAATCGAAAAAGTAAAGAACCAAAGAAGGAATATGAAAGAGTGACCTCAGGGGATCCGGCATTGCCACAGGTCTGA